In Cottoperca gobio chromosome 1, fCotGob3.1, whole genome shotgun sequence, a genomic segment contains:
- the ldb1b gene encoding LIM domain-binding protein 1b isoform X1, with the protein MAMSEQLETEGGCSSKSFKLYSPKEPPNGSTFPPFHPGTMLDRDVGPTPMYPPTYLEPGIGRHTPYGNQTDYRIFELNKRLQNWTEECDNLWWDAFTTEFFEDDAMLTITFCLEDGPKRYTIGRTLIPRYFRSIFEGGATELYYVLKHPKESFHNNFVSLDCDQCTMVTQNGKPMFTQVCVEGRLYLEFMFDDMMRIKTWHFSIRQHRELIPRSILAMHAQDPQMLDQLSKNITRCGLSNSTLNYLRLCVILEPMQELMSRHKTYSLSPRDCLKTCLFQKWQRMVAPPAEPSRQAPNKRRKRKMSGGSTISGGGGGTNNNNNNKKKSPGSGFPLSSQVPDVMVVGEPTLMGGEFGDEDERLITRLENTQFDAANGIDDEDSFNNSPALGSNSPWNNKAPSSQESKSDNPTSQASQ; encoded by the exons ATGGCGATGTCAGAACAGCTTGAAACTGAGGGAG gCTGTTCCTCCAAGTCATTCAAGCTGTACTCCCCCAAGGAGCCCCCCAACGGTAGCACTTTTCCCCCTTTCCACCCCGGCACCATGCTGGACAGAGACGTGGG TCCTACCCCGATGTATCCTCCCACATACCTAGAGCCCGGCATAGG GAGGCACACACCATATGGCAACCAGACAGACTACAGAATATTTGAACTCAACAAACGGCTACAGAACTGGACAGAG GAGTGCGATAACCTGTGGTGGGATGCATTTACTACAGAGTTTTTTGAAGACGATGCCATGCTGACCATAACTTTCTGTCTGGAGGATGGACCCAAACGTTACA CAATTGGGCGGACGTTGATTCCAAGGTACTTCCGGAGTATATTCGAGGGCGGTGCCACTGAACTCTACTATGTGCTGAAACATCCCAAGGAGTCCTTCCACAATAACTTTGTCTCCCTTGACTGTGATCAGTGCACCATGGTCACCCAGAATGGAAAGCCCATGTTTACACAG GTGTGTGTAGAAGGGCGCTTGTACCTGGAGTTCATGTTTGACGACATGATGAGGATAAAGACGTGGCACTTCAGCATCAGACAACACCGTGAACTCATCCCCCGCAGTATACTGGCCATGCAT GCCCAGGACCCACAGATGCTGGACCAGCTGTCCAAAAACATAACAAGATGTGGCCTGTCGAACTCCACCCTCAACTACCTCCGA ctgtgtgtgattCTGGAGCCCATGCAGGAGCTGATGTCCAGGCACAAGACATACAGCCTCAGCCCCAGAGACTGCCTCAAGACCTGCCTCTTCCAGAAATGGCAGAGGATGGTGGCACCACCAG CTGAGCCATCAAGACAGGCGCCGAACAAACGGCGGAAGCGTAAGATGTCAGGTGGCAGCACCatcagtggaggaggaggaggaactaataataacaacaacaacaaaaagaagagcCCTGGCAGTGGTTTCCCTCTGTCCAGCCAAGTTCCT GATGTGATGGTGGTGGGAGAGCCCACACTGATGGGAGGGGAGTTTGGCGACGAAGACGAGCGTCTGATCACACGGCTGGAAAACACGCAGTTCGACGCGGCCAACGGCATCGACGACGAGGACAGCTTCAACAACTCTCCGGCGCTGGGCTCCAACTCGCCCTGGAACAACAAGGCCCCCTCCAGCCAGGAGAGCAAGAGCGACAACCCCACCTCACAGGCATCGCAGTAG
- the ldb1b gene encoding LIM domain-binding protein 1b isoform X3, whose product MAMSEQLETEGGCSSKSFKLYSPKEPPNGSTFPPFHPGTMLDRDVGRHTPYGNQTDYRIFELNKRLQNWTEECDNLWWDAFTTEFFEDDAMLTITFCLEDGPKRYTIGRTLIPRYFRSIFEGGATELYYVLKHPKESFHNNFVSLDCDQCTMVTQNGKPMFTQVCVEGRLYLEFMFDDMMRIKTWHFSIRQHRELIPRSILAMHAQDPQMLDQLSKNITRCGLSNSTLNYLRLCVILEPMQELMSRHKTYSLSPRDCLKTCLFQKWQRMVAPPAEPSRQAPNKRRKRKMSGGSTISGGGGGTNNNNNNKKKSPGSGFPLSSQVPDVMVVGEPTLMGGEFGDEDERLITRLENTQFDAANGIDDEDSFNNSPALGSNSPWNNKAPSSQESKSDNPTSQASQ is encoded by the exons ATGGCGATGTCAGAACAGCTTGAAACTGAGGGAG gCTGTTCCTCCAAGTCATTCAAGCTGTACTCCCCCAAGGAGCCCCCCAACGGTAGCACTTTTCCCCCTTTCCACCCCGGCACCATGCTGGACAGAGACGTGGG GAGGCACACACCATATGGCAACCAGACAGACTACAGAATATTTGAACTCAACAAACGGCTACAGAACTGGACAGAG GAGTGCGATAACCTGTGGTGGGATGCATTTACTACAGAGTTTTTTGAAGACGATGCCATGCTGACCATAACTTTCTGTCTGGAGGATGGACCCAAACGTTACA CAATTGGGCGGACGTTGATTCCAAGGTACTTCCGGAGTATATTCGAGGGCGGTGCCACTGAACTCTACTATGTGCTGAAACATCCCAAGGAGTCCTTCCACAATAACTTTGTCTCCCTTGACTGTGATCAGTGCACCATGGTCACCCAGAATGGAAAGCCCATGTTTACACAG GTGTGTGTAGAAGGGCGCTTGTACCTGGAGTTCATGTTTGACGACATGATGAGGATAAAGACGTGGCACTTCAGCATCAGACAACACCGTGAACTCATCCCCCGCAGTATACTGGCCATGCAT GCCCAGGACCCACAGATGCTGGACCAGCTGTCCAAAAACATAACAAGATGTGGCCTGTCGAACTCCACCCTCAACTACCTCCGA ctgtgtgtgattCTGGAGCCCATGCAGGAGCTGATGTCCAGGCACAAGACATACAGCCTCAGCCCCAGAGACTGCCTCAAGACCTGCCTCTTCCAGAAATGGCAGAGGATGGTGGCACCACCAG CTGAGCCATCAAGACAGGCGCCGAACAAACGGCGGAAGCGTAAGATGTCAGGTGGCAGCACCatcagtggaggaggaggaggaactaataataacaacaacaacaaaaagaagagcCCTGGCAGTGGTTTCCCTCTGTCCAGCCAAGTTCCT GATGTGATGGTGGTGGGAGAGCCCACACTGATGGGAGGGGAGTTTGGCGACGAAGACGAGCGTCTGATCACACGGCTGGAAAACACGCAGTTCGACGCGGCCAACGGCATCGACGACGAGGACAGCTTCAACAACTCTCCGGCGCTGGGCTCCAACTCGCCCTGGAACAACAAGGCCCCCTCCAGCCAGGAGAGCAAGAGCGACAACCCCACCTCACAGGCATCGCAGTAG
- the ldb1b gene encoding LIM domain-binding protein 1b isoform X2 yields MSVGGCACPGCSSKSFKLYSPKEPPNGSTFPPFHPGTMLDRDVGPTPMYPPTYLEPGIGRHTPYGNQTDYRIFELNKRLQNWTEECDNLWWDAFTTEFFEDDAMLTITFCLEDGPKRYTIGRTLIPRYFRSIFEGGATELYYVLKHPKESFHNNFVSLDCDQCTMVTQNGKPMFTQVCVEGRLYLEFMFDDMMRIKTWHFSIRQHRELIPRSILAMHAQDPQMLDQLSKNITRCGLSNSTLNYLRLCVILEPMQELMSRHKTYSLSPRDCLKTCLFQKWQRMVAPPAEPSRQAPNKRRKRKMSGGSTISGGGGGTNNNNNNKKKSPGSGFPLSSQVPDVMVVGEPTLMGGEFGDEDERLITRLENTQFDAANGIDDEDSFNNSPALGSNSPWNNKAPSSQESKSDNPTSQASQ; encoded by the exons gCTGTTCCTCCAAGTCATTCAAGCTGTACTCCCCCAAGGAGCCCCCCAACGGTAGCACTTTTCCCCCTTTCCACCCCGGCACCATGCTGGACAGAGACGTGGG TCCTACCCCGATGTATCCTCCCACATACCTAGAGCCCGGCATAGG GAGGCACACACCATATGGCAACCAGACAGACTACAGAATATTTGAACTCAACAAACGGCTACAGAACTGGACAGAG GAGTGCGATAACCTGTGGTGGGATGCATTTACTACAGAGTTTTTTGAAGACGATGCCATGCTGACCATAACTTTCTGTCTGGAGGATGGACCCAAACGTTACA CAATTGGGCGGACGTTGATTCCAAGGTACTTCCGGAGTATATTCGAGGGCGGTGCCACTGAACTCTACTATGTGCTGAAACATCCCAAGGAGTCCTTCCACAATAACTTTGTCTCCCTTGACTGTGATCAGTGCACCATGGTCACCCAGAATGGAAAGCCCATGTTTACACAG GTGTGTGTAGAAGGGCGCTTGTACCTGGAGTTCATGTTTGACGACATGATGAGGATAAAGACGTGGCACTTCAGCATCAGACAACACCGTGAACTCATCCCCCGCAGTATACTGGCCATGCAT GCCCAGGACCCACAGATGCTGGACCAGCTGTCCAAAAACATAACAAGATGTGGCCTGTCGAACTCCACCCTCAACTACCTCCGA ctgtgtgtgattCTGGAGCCCATGCAGGAGCTGATGTCCAGGCACAAGACATACAGCCTCAGCCCCAGAGACTGCCTCAAGACCTGCCTCTTCCAGAAATGGCAGAGGATGGTGGCACCACCAG CTGAGCCATCAAGACAGGCGCCGAACAAACGGCGGAAGCGTAAGATGTCAGGTGGCAGCACCatcagtggaggaggaggaggaactaataataacaacaacaacaaaaagaagagcCCTGGCAGTGGTTTCCCTCTGTCCAGCCAAGTTCCT GATGTGATGGTGGTGGGAGAGCCCACACTGATGGGAGGGGAGTTTGGCGACGAAGACGAGCGTCTGATCACACGGCTGGAAAACACGCAGTTCGACGCGGCCAACGGCATCGACGACGAGGACAGCTTCAACAACTCTCCGGCGCTGGGCTCCAACTCGCCCTGGAACAACAAGGCCCCCTCCAGCCAGGAGAGCAAGAGCGACAACCCCACCTCACAGGCATCGCAGTAG
- the ldb1b gene encoding LIM domain-binding protein 1b isoform X4 — translation MSVGGCACPGCSSKSFKLYSPKEPPNGSTFPPFHPGTMLDRDVGRHTPYGNQTDYRIFELNKRLQNWTEECDNLWWDAFTTEFFEDDAMLTITFCLEDGPKRYTIGRTLIPRYFRSIFEGGATELYYVLKHPKESFHNNFVSLDCDQCTMVTQNGKPMFTQVCVEGRLYLEFMFDDMMRIKTWHFSIRQHRELIPRSILAMHAQDPQMLDQLSKNITRCGLSNSTLNYLRLCVILEPMQELMSRHKTYSLSPRDCLKTCLFQKWQRMVAPPAEPSRQAPNKRRKRKMSGGSTISGGGGGTNNNNNNKKKSPGSGFPLSSQVPDVMVVGEPTLMGGEFGDEDERLITRLENTQFDAANGIDDEDSFNNSPALGSNSPWNNKAPSSQESKSDNPTSQASQ, via the exons gCTGTTCCTCCAAGTCATTCAAGCTGTACTCCCCCAAGGAGCCCCCCAACGGTAGCACTTTTCCCCCTTTCCACCCCGGCACCATGCTGGACAGAGACGTGGG GAGGCACACACCATATGGCAACCAGACAGACTACAGAATATTTGAACTCAACAAACGGCTACAGAACTGGACAGAG GAGTGCGATAACCTGTGGTGGGATGCATTTACTACAGAGTTTTTTGAAGACGATGCCATGCTGACCATAACTTTCTGTCTGGAGGATGGACCCAAACGTTACA CAATTGGGCGGACGTTGATTCCAAGGTACTTCCGGAGTATATTCGAGGGCGGTGCCACTGAACTCTACTATGTGCTGAAACATCCCAAGGAGTCCTTCCACAATAACTTTGTCTCCCTTGACTGTGATCAGTGCACCATGGTCACCCAGAATGGAAAGCCCATGTTTACACAG GTGTGTGTAGAAGGGCGCTTGTACCTGGAGTTCATGTTTGACGACATGATGAGGATAAAGACGTGGCACTTCAGCATCAGACAACACCGTGAACTCATCCCCCGCAGTATACTGGCCATGCAT GCCCAGGACCCACAGATGCTGGACCAGCTGTCCAAAAACATAACAAGATGTGGCCTGTCGAACTCCACCCTCAACTACCTCCGA ctgtgtgtgattCTGGAGCCCATGCAGGAGCTGATGTCCAGGCACAAGACATACAGCCTCAGCCCCAGAGACTGCCTCAAGACCTGCCTCTTCCAGAAATGGCAGAGGATGGTGGCACCACCAG CTGAGCCATCAAGACAGGCGCCGAACAAACGGCGGAAGCGTAAGATGTCAGGTGGCAGCACCatcagtggaggaggaggaggaactaataataacaacaacaacaaaaagaagagcCCTGGCAGTGGTTTCCCTCTGTCCAGCCAAGTTCCT GATGTGATGGTGGTGGGAGAGCCCACACTGATGGGAGGGGAGTTTGGCGACGAAGACGAGCGTCTGATCACACGGCTGGAAAACACGCAGTTCGACGCGGCCAACGGCATCGACGACGAGGACAGCTTCAACAACTCTCCGGCGCTGGGCTCCAACTCGCCCTGGAACAACAAGGCCCCCTCCAGCCAGGAGAGCAAGAGCGACAACCCCACCTCACAGGCATCGCAGTAG
- the ldb1b gene encoding LIM domain-binding protein 1b isoform X5 yields MLDRDVGPTPMYPPTYLEPGIGRHTPYGNQTDYRIFELNKRLQNWTEECDNLWWDAFTTEFFEDDAMLTITFCLEDGPKRYTIGRTLIPRYFRSIFEGGATELYYVLKHPKESFHNNFVSLDCDQCTMVTQNGKPMFTQVCVEGRLYLEFMFDDMMRIKTWHFSIRQHRELIPRSILAMHAQDPQMLDQLSKNITRCGLSNSTLNYLRLCVILEPMQELMSRHKTYSLSPRDCLKTCLFQKWQRMVAPPAEPSRQAPNKRRKRKMSGGSTISGGGGGTNNNNNNKKKSPGSGFPLSSQVPDVMVVGEPTLMGGEFGDEDERLITRLENTQFDAANGIDDEDSFNNSPALGSNSPWNNKAPSSQESKSDNPTSQASQ; encoded by the exons ATGCTGGACAGAGACGTGGG TCCTACCCCGATGTATCCTCCCACATACCTAGAGCCCGGCATAGG GAGGCACACACCATATGGCAACCAGACAGACTACAGAATATTTGAACTCAACAAACGGCTACAGAACTGGACAGAG GAGTGCGATAACCTGTGGTGGGATGCATTTACTACAGAGTTTTTTGAAGACGATGCCATGCTGACCATAACTTTCTGTCTGGAGGATGGACCCAAACGTTACA CAATTGGGCGGACGTTGATTCCAAGGTACTTCCGGAGTATATTCGAGGGCGGTGCCACTGAACTCTACTATGTGCTGAAACATCCCAAGGAGTCCTTCCACAATAACTTTGTCTCCCTTGACTGTGATCAGTGCACCATGGTCACCCAGAATGGAAAGCCCATGTTTACACAG GTGTGTGTAGAAGGGCGCTTGTACCTGGAGTTCATGTTTGACGACATGATGAGGATAAAGACGTGGCACTTCAGCATCAGACAACACCGTGAACTCATCCCCCGCAGTATACTGGCCATGCAT GCCCAGGACCCACAGATGCTGGACCAGCTGTCCAAAAACATAACAAGATGTGGCCTGTCGAACTCCACCCTCAACTACCTCCGA ctgtgtgtgattCTGGAGCCCATGCAGGAGCTGATGTCCAGGCACAAGACATACAGCCTCAGCCCCAGAGACTGCCTCAAGACCTGCCTCTTCCAGAAATGGCAGAGGATGGTGGCACCACCAG CTGAGCCATCAAGACAGGCGCCGAACAAACGGCGGAAGCGTAAGATGTCAGGTGGCAGCACCatcagtggaggaggaggaggaactaataataacaacaacaacaaaaagaagagcCCTGGCAGTGGTTTCCCTCTGTCCAGCCAAGTTCCT GATGTGATGGTGGTGGGAGAGCCCACACTGATGGGAGGGGAGTTTGGCGACGAAGACGAGCGTCTGATCACACGGCTGGAAAACACGCAGTTCGACGCGGCCAACGGCATCGACGACGAGGACAGCTTCAACAACTCTCCGGCGCTGGGCTCCAACTCGCCCTGGAACAACAAGGCCCCCTCCAGCCAGGAGAGCAAGAGCGACAACCCCACCTCACAGGCATCGCAGTAG
- the ldb1b gene encoding LIM domain-binding protein 1b isoform X6 translates to MLDRDVGRHTPYGNQTDYRIFELNKRLQNWTEECDNLWWDAFTTEFFEDDAMLTITFCLEDGPKRYTIGRTLIPRYFRSIFEGGATELYYVLKHPKESFHNNFVSLDCDQCTMVTQNGKPMFTQVCVEGRLYLEFMFDDMMRIKTWHFSIRQHRELIPRSILAMHAQDPQMLDQLSKNITRCGLSNSTLNYLRLCVILEPMQELMSRHKTYSLSPRDCLKTCLFQKWQRMVAPPAEPSRQAPNKRRKRKMSGGSTISGGGGGTNNNNNNKKKSPGSGFPLSSQVPDVMVVGEPTLMGGEFGDEDERLITRLENTQFDAANGIDDEDSFNNSPALGSNSPWNNKAPSSQESKSDNPTSQASQ, encoded by the exons ATGCTGGACAGAGACGTGGG GAGGCACACACCATATGGCAACCAGACAGACTACAGAATATTTGAACTCAACAAACGGCTACAGAACTGGACAGAG GAGTGCGATAACCTGTGGTGGGATGCATTTACTACAGAGTTTTTTGAAGACGATGCCATGCTGACCATAACTTTCTGTCTGGAGGATGGACCCAAACGTTACA CAATTGGGCGGACGTTGATTCCAAGGTACTTCCGGAGTATATTCGAGGGCGGTGCCACTGAACTCTACTATGTGCTGAAACATCCCAAGGAGTCCTTCCACAATAACTTTGTCTCCCTTGACTGTGATCAGTGCACCATGGTCACCCAGAATGGAAAGCCCATGTTTACACAG GTGTGTGTAGAAGGGCGCTTGTACCTGGAGTTCATGTTTGACGACATGATGAGGATAAAGACGTGGCACTTCAGCATCAGACAACACCGTGAACTCATCCCCCGCAGTATACTGGCCATGCAT GCCCAGGACCCACAGATGCTGGACCAGCTGTCCAAAAACATAACAAGATGTGGCCTGTCGAACTCCACCCTCAACTACCTCCGA ctgtgtgtgattCTGGAGCCCATGCAGGAGCTGATGTCCAGGCACAAGACATACAGCCTCAGCCCCAGAGACTGCCTCAAGACCTGCCTCTTCCAGAAATGGCAGAGGATGGTGGCACCACCAG CTGAGCCATCAAGACAGGCGCCGAACAAACGGCGGAAGCGTAAGATGTCAGGTGGCAGCACCatcagtggaggaggaggaggaactaataataacaacaacaacaaaaagaagagcCCTGGCAGTGGTTTCCCTCTGTCCAGCCAAGTTCCT GATGTGATGGTGGTGGGAGAGCCCACACTGATGGGAGGGGAGTTTGGCGACGAAGACGAGCGTCTGATCACACGGCTGGAAAACACGCAGTTCGACGCGGCCAACGGCATCGACGACGAGGACAGCTTCAACAACTCTCCGGCGCTGGGCTCCAACTCGCCCTGGAACAACAAGGCCCCCTCCAGCCAGGAGAGCAAGAGCGACAACCCCACCTCACAGGCATCGCAGTAG